From a region of the Thalassospira sp. TSL5-1 genome:
- a CDS encoding OmpA family protein: MAKKPAAGAPAWMATFADLMSLLLVLFVLLLTFAEMDVVKYKAIAGSVKAAFGFAKDDQLAGVIEMDGSLLGKAIKNPSPDTPRVITELPPVQTPKVEIEKTDTGKEQAEKLENTLGTVLKRMGMHDQIGIERKGDEVVMRFPDEIAFPSGSSQMTKSFGAILDRVLPVIEQTEGTVIVAGHTDNIPLSSSSYFQSNWDLSASRATSVLHWIIDKEHMDPARLILQGFGDSRPIADNDTPEGRAKNRRVELTIILEDPAASQKPDNAPAEDTQSGGPTQPGDPATLDEQSNRPGTGFIRRARP, encoded by the coding sequence ATGGCCAAAAAACCCGCAGCAGGCGCACCCGCATGGATGGCGACATTTGCCGACCTGATGTCGCTGTTGCTGGTGCTGTTTGTATTGCTGCTGACATTTGCCGAAATGGATGTGGTGAAATACAAGGCCATTGCAGGCTCGGTCAAAGCCGCCTTCGGCTTTGCCAAGGATGACCAGCTTGCCGGGGTGATTGAAATGGATGGGTCCCTGCTGGGCAAGGCGATTAAAAATCCCTCGCCCGATACCCCGCGCGTTATCACCGAATTACCGCCGGTTCAAACACCCAAGGTCGAAATCGAGAAAACCGATACCGGTAAGGAACAGGCGGAAAAGCTTGAAAATACGCTGGGCACTGTTCTCAAGCGCATGGGCATGCACGACCAGATCGGGATTGAGCGCAAGGGCGACGAAGTGGTGATGCGGTTTCCCGACGAGATTGCCTTTCCATCCGGGTCATCACAAATGACCAAAAGCTTCGGCGCCATTCTGGACCGGGTTTTACCGGTCATCGAACAAACCGAAGGCACCGTGATTGTTGCCGGTCATACCGACAATATCCCGCTTTCATCCTCGTCCTATTTCCAGTCCAACTGGGATTTGTCCGCCTCGCGCGCAACATCCGTGCTGCACTGGATAATCGACAAGGAACATATGGATCCCGCACGCCTGATCCTACAGGGATTTGGCGATAGCCGCCCGATTGCCGATAACGACACACCCGAAGGGCGCGCCAAAAACCGCCGTGTTGAATTAACCATCATTCTGGAAGACCCGGCAGCGTCCCAAAAACCGGATAATGCCCCGGCAGAAGACACCCAGTCCGGCGGGCCCACGCAGCCAGGAGACCCTGCAACACTGGACGAACAGAGCAATCGCCCAGGCACCGGTTTTATCCGCCGGGCACGGCCCTGA
- a CDS encoding MotA/TolQ/ExbB proton channel family protein has protein sequence MDIATLIGIIAGMAVIVGAIFMGGSLTAFVDVPSIMVVFGGTAAATLIKFPMRDVMKSMKTGIAIAFKNPKEDPQSIYDKAMELSALVRKNGLLGLESVEIENEVMKRGIRMCVDGHNGDVVRSSVSAEVAKSIQRDELGELMFRGIGDTAPAFGMIGTLVGLVQMLANLSDPAAIGPAMAIAMLTTFYGAVLANLIAIPIADKLALKVEQLRNTKELIVESVVQIQASQSPMVMKEILGPYLPGGIPVDTEAAEGA, from the coding sequence ATGGATATTGCAACACTCATTGGAATTATTGCCGGGATGGCCGTCATTGTCGGCGCCATTTTTATGGGTGGCAGCCTTACGGCATTTGTCGATGTCCCGTCCATTATGGTGGTATTTGGGGGTACGGCTGCGGCAACGCTGATCAAGTTCCCGATGCGCGATGTCATGAAATCGATGAAAACCGGCATTGCTATCGCGTTCAAAAACCCCAAGGAAGACCCGCAATCAATTTACGACAAGGCAATGGAGCTTTCGGCCCTGGTGCGTAAAAACGGCCTGTTGGGTCTGGAAAGTGTCGAAATCGAAAACGAGGTGATGAAGCGCGGCATCCGCATGTGTGTGGATGGTCACAATGGTGATGTGGTCAGAAGCTCCGTCTCGGCCGAAGTTGCCAAATCGATCCAGCGCGACGAATTGGGCGAACTGATGTTTCGCGGCATCGGCGATACCGCCCCCGCATTTGGCATGATCGGCACGCTGGTTGGCCTGGTGCAGATGCTGGCAAACCTGTCTGACCCGGCGGCTATTGGCCCGGCAATGGCGATTGCCATGTTAACCACCTTTTACGGTGCCGTGCTGGCAAACCTGATCGCAATTCCCATTGCCGACAAACTGGCGCTGAAGGTTGAACAATTGCGCAATACCAAGGAACTGATTGTCGAGTCAGTTGTACAAATTCAGGCCAGCCAAAGCCCGATGGTAATGAAGGAAATTCTTGGCCCCTATCTTCCGGGGGGCATCCCGGTCGATACCGAAGCAGCCGAAGGCGCGTGA
- the mutL gene encoding DNA mismatch repair endonuclease MutL: protein MSLRILPQNLINQIAAGEVVERPAAALKELVENALDAGAKKVDVALREGGRTLLSVTDDGRGMSPEELALAVERHATSKLPDDDLFNIAFMGFRGEALPSIGSVSRMRLTSRTKGAENAWSLSVEGGLKGEPEPAAHPFGTRVEVRDLFYATPARLKFLKTARTEQMYAREIMERLAMARPDVSFSLSGDNNKSILNYPACAGDLFDARLKRLGAVMGREFQDNALQIDAEREGIRLTGYAGVPTLNRGNAQMQFLFVNGRPVKDRLLQGAVRGAYQDFLARDRHPLLALFLELEPRDVDVNVHPGKTEVRFRDPGLVRGLIVGALKHALAGAGHRASTTVADMAMGAVRREGELPGGAAGYGAARPGISGYGGYGSASSYPGHQAIERNYAAQAPLDNPRGPAIGGLFDRPRDFGGHPSGADGTGSDANGGFAGAAAAALAGGYASASPSARIDVTDDARFVDHPLGAARGQVHANYIIAQTRDGLVIVDQHAAHERIVYERMKADLAETGVKRQGLLLPEVVELDESGAERVADRAEEFAELGLVIEPFGPGALVVREVPAMLGKVDVAALVRDLADELAELGQGMALKDRLMHVCATMACHGSVRSGRKLNADEMNALLRQMEATPHSGQCNHGRPTYVELKLNDIEKMFGRR, encoded by the coding sequence ATGTCGCTGCGCATTCTACCCCAGAATCTGATCAATCAGATCGCCGCTGGTGAGGTCGTCGAACGCCCGGCTGCCGCGCTCAAGGAACTGGTGGAAAATGCCCTGGATGCCGGGGCCAAAAAGGTGGATGTTGCCCTGCGCGAAGGCGGGCGGACCCTGCTTTCTGTGACCGATGATGGCCGGGGCATGTCGCCCGAGGAATTGGCGCTGGCTGTCGAACGTCATGCGACATCAAAATTGCCTGATGATGACCTGTTTAACATTGCCTTCATGGGCTTTCGTGGCGAGGCATTGCCCTCTATCGGCTCTGTCTCGCGCATGCGTCTGACCAGCCGGACCAAGGGGGCGGAAAACGCCTGGAGCCTGAGTGTGGAGGGAGGCCTGAAGGGCGAGCCCGAACCGGCCGCGCATCCGTTTGGCACACGGGTTGAAGTGCGGGATCTGTTTTATGCCACGCCGGCGCGGTTAAAATTCTTAAAAACCGCCCGGACCGAGCAAATGTATGCCCGCGAGATCATGGAACGCCTGGCAATGGCGCGACCGGATGTGAGCTTTAGTTTAAGCGGGGATAATAACAAATCGATCCTGAATTACCCGGCCTGTGCGGGGGATTTGTTTGATGCGCGGTTAAAACGGCTGGGCGCTGTCATGGGCCGCGAATTTCAGGATAATGCCCTGCAGATTGATGCGGAACGTGAAGGTATCCGCCTGACCGGCTATGCCGGGGTGCCGACCCTGAACCGGGGCAATGCGCAAATGCAGTTCCTGTTTGTTAATGGCCGCCCGGTCAAGGACCGGCTGTTGCAGGGGGCCGTGCGCGGGGCCTATCAGGATTTTCTGGCCCGTGACCGCCACCCGTTGCTGGCCCTGTTTTTGGAACTTGAACCGCGTGATGTGGATGTCAACGTGCATCCCGGTAAAACCGAAGTGCGCTTTCGTGACCCGGGGCTGGTGCGCGGACTGATTGTGGGGGCGCTTAAACACGCCCTGGCCGGGGCCGGGCACCGGGCCTCCACCACGGTGGCCGATATGGCAATGGGCGCGGTACGCCGCGAGGGCGAATTGCCCGGCGGTGCGGCAGGCTATGGCGCGGCGCGGCCGGGGATCAGTGGTTATGGCGGCTATGGCAGTGCATCTTCCTATCCCGGCCATCAGGCGATTGAACGCAATTATGCCGCCCAGGCCCCGCTCGATAACCCGCGTGGCCCTGCGATTGGAGGCCTATTTGACCGCCCGCGTGATTTTGGCGGGCATCCTTCGGGGGCAGATGGCACGGGAAGTGACGCGAATGGCGGTTTTGCAGGCGCGGCGGCAGCGGCCCTTGCCGGGGGCTATGCCAGTGCCTCGCCATCGGCGCGCATTGATGTCACCGATGATGCCCGGTTTGTCGATCACCCCTTGGGGGCGGCACGCGGTCAGGTGCATGCCAATTATATCATTGCACAAACCCGCGACGGGTTGGTGATTGTCGATCAGCACGCCGCCCACGAACGCATTGTCTATGAACGCATGAAGGCGGACCTTGCCGAAACCGGGGTCAAGCGCCAGGGGCTTTTATTGCCCGAAGTCGTCGAACTTGATGAATCCGGTGCCGAGCGTGTTGCCGACCGGGCAGAGGAATTTGCCGAATTGGGTTTGGTGATTGAGCCCTTTGGCCCAGGCGCGCTAGTGGTGCGCGAAGTGCCTGCCATGCTGGGCAAGGTTGATGTGGCCGCCCTGGTGCGTGATTTGGCCGATGAACTGGCTGAACTGGGGCAGGGCATGGCGCTTAAGGACCGTTTGATGCATGTTTGTGCAACAATGGCCTGTCATGGCTCGGTCCGTTCGGGGCGCAAGCTTAATGCCGATGAAATGAATGCCCTGCTGCGCCAGATGGAAGCGACCCCGCATTCCGGGCAGTGCAATCATGGCCGCCCGACCTATGTTGAGCTGAAGCTGAACGACATTGAAAAGATGTTTGGCCGTCGTTAG
- a CDS encoding LysR family transcriptional regulator: MAEITLDQLKVFVCIAELGSFAAAARHLNRTQSAITYAVQKLESQTGLILFDRDMYRPTLTRAGHLLLPYAQKVQGDVSEYWRKVAGISRGLEASVTIAVSQFVSPDPVIDTLIDFQEQFPTVRVELMTQTIQRAEVLDDGRADIAIMPEFLPMGSGYIRYSCGAERMVAVAAPDHPLAAQQTALYPTEMQKHLQIMVSGRIEGRDKRNYALQTPDFWKTDDLNMKKSMILRGAGWGALPEYMVCADIRAGRLVELSPVEWDGLDQLPELRIVVAYRRDKVLGPAGLWFARALSQQWQPE; encoded by the coding sequence ATGGCAGAAATCACCCTCGATCAGCTTAAGGTTTTTGTATGTATCGCAGAGCTGGGAAGTTTTGCGGCAGCGGCGCGTCATTTGAACAGAACGCAGTCGGCGATTACCTATGCCGTGCAGAAGCTGGAATCTCAAACCGGGCTGATATTGTTTGATCGCGACATGTATCGCCCGACATTGACCCGGGCCGGGCATTTGTTGCTGCCTTATGCGCAAAAGGTGCAGGGGGATGTTTCGGAATATTGGCGCAAGGTGGCGGGTATTTCGCGCGGGCTTGAAGCATCGGTGACGATTGCCGTTAGCCAGTTTGTTTCGCCCGATCCGGTGATTGATACCCTGATCGACTTTCAGGAGCAGTTTCCCACGGTTCGGGTCGAATTGATGACGCAGACGATCCAGCGGGCAGAGGTGCTCGATGATGGCCGTGCGGATATCGCCATCATGCCGGAATTTTTGCCAATGGGTAGCGGTTATATCCGTTATTCCTGTGGTGCTGAACGGATGGTGGCCGTTGCGGCCCCGGACCATCCACTCGCCGCCCAGCAAACGGCGTTATATCCGACCGAAATGCAGAAACATTTGCAAATCATGGTTTCCGGGCGGATCGAGGGGCGCGACAAGCGAAATTATGCCCTGCAGACCCCTGACTTTTGGAAAACCGATGATTTGAATATGAAAAAAAGCATGATCCTGCGCGGGGCCGGGTGGGGGGCTTTGCCCGAATATATGGTGTGTGCCGACATTCGGGCAGGCCGCTTGGTGGAACTCTCGCCTGTCGAATGGGACGGCCTGGATCAGTTGCCCGAACTCAGGATTGTTGTGGCCTATCGTCGAGACAAGGTGCTGGGCCCGGCAGGATTATGGTTTGCCAGGGCTTTGTCGCAACAATGGCAGCCGGAATAG
- a CDS encoding pentapeptide repeat-containing protein, producing MSSMSDLSILYADYSPKAASLVREALQPLNISAFYTSETQEETLAMAHRYRPRLVMVSLQLDGYQGIKTIGYLRALSRNNDPYFNQVPVLLGAKSLTREAMRHAVAVGIEGVFRQPVNPDRLNRIVNTVVSTPRRFVLDGDYFGPSPQKTPQTTQTAPADAANAGKTAHDEARIIGNENDDPANQDLPVLRSARQSNAGVILRPTRKTAPVSRPPVTKGRSISGSGSGAALPRPAAKGDKQISRLALSDEDLVAPALDQPQPKTLDASDLVRSNQEAAKSALPVETASLPKAKATPADEAGEEDADEGAIVDDQNLVEIDIKTALLTHKTWVDTGGKEGQMVSFEHADLRHEDLEGIDLTRCVLPKASLQNANCEGTVLRRCDLTMANFTGANLKNAILAASRLNGANFKDARLTGTVFLGADLTNANLRGAKLPQCDFSGCNLSKTDLRDADLSSAKGLFSEQIQRARINANTRLPRDMKLKTV from the coding sequence ATGTCGTCAATGTCCGATTTGTCCATCCTTTATGCTGATTACAGCCCCAAGGCCGCCAGCCTTGTGCGCGAAGCGTTGCAGCCGCTCAATATCAGTGCCTTTTATACCAGTGAAACCCAGGAAGAGACGCTGGCAATGGCACATCGCTATCGTCCGCGTCTGGTTATGGTCAGCCTGCAGCTTGACGGGTATCAGGGCATTAAAACCATTGGCTATCTGCGCGCCCTGTCGCGCAATAACGACCCCTATTTCAACCAGGTTCCGGTCCTGCTTGGCGCAAAATCGCTGACGCGTGAGGCCATGCGCCATGCTGTTGCCGTGGGTATCGAAGGCGTCTTTCGCCAGCCTGTCAATCCTGACCGGTTAAACCGCATCGTCAATACGGTTGTCTCTACGCCGCGCCGATTCGTGCTGGATGGCGACTATTTTGGCCCCTCGCCACAAAAAACACCCCAAACAACCCAGACCGCTCCTGCCGATGCGGCCAATGCCGGCAAAACAGCTCATGACGAAGCCCGGATCATTGGCAACGAAAACGACGATCCGGCAAACCAGGATTTACCGGTTTTACGCAGCGCCCGGCAGTCCAATGCCGGGGTTATCCTGCGCCCAACCCGCAAAACAGCCCCCGTTTCACGACCGCCGGTGACCAAGGGACGCAGCATAAGTGGCTCTGGCTCTGGCGCTGCCCTGCCGCGGCCTGCTGCCAAGGGGGATAAACAGATATCGCGCCTGGCCCTGTCAGACGAAGATTTGGTTGCACCAGCCCTTGACCAACCCCAGCCCAAAACACTTGATGCCAGCGACCTCGTACGCTCCAATCAGGAAGCGGCCAAATCCGCCCTGCCGGTTGAGACGGCATCCCTCCCCAAAGCAAAAGCCACCCCGGCGGATGAAGCCGGGGAAGAGGACGCTGATGAGGGCGCAATTGTCGATGATCAGAACCTGGTTGAAATTGACATCAAAACCGCCCTTTTGACCCATAAAACCTGGGTTGATACCGGGGGCAAGGAAGGGCAGATGGTGTCGTTTGAACATGCCGATTTGCGCCATGAGGATTTGGAAGGCATTGATTTAACGCGCTGTGTTTTACCAAAGGCATCGCTGCAAAATGCCAATTGCGAAGGCACCGTTTTACGGCGCTGCGATTTAACAATGGCCAATTTCACCGGGGCCAACCTGAAAAACGCCATTCTGGCCGCCAGCCGCCTGAACGGGGCCAATTTCAAGGATGCGCGACTGACTGGCACAGTGTTTTTAGGCGCGGATCTGACCAATGCCAATCTACGCGGGGCCAAGCTGCCGCAATGCGATTTCAGCGGCTGTAACCTGTCAAAAACCGACCTGCGCGATGCAGATCTGTCTTCGGCCAAGGGCCTGTTTTCCGAACAGATCCAGCGCGCACGCATCAATGCCAATACCCGCCTGCCGCGTGACATGAAGCTAAAAACGGTCTAG
- a CDS encoding phage tail protein, protein MKRSLKQFGRAGYLSALTVFILAFANDPGEVKASECAEDGYLGSVCWTSALYCPPDYAAANGQQLETTENPALYGVLGSRFGGDGATTFALPDLRGRTIAGAGKGDDIPLVTLGQSYGRETVTLTTGNLPAHKHEWKLGTAEITGTLKGTATEGNSTSPQNGSPATRPSSGLIGKKMPIYGTATDARLHNNAVTLSTNTATNRTLASGSSTPAAIPLRPRQQPLLACIVTKGVFPSRP, encoded by the coding sequence ATGAAACGATCACTGAAACAATTTGGTCGGGCGGGGTATTTATCCGCTCTTACAGTATTTATACTGGCTTTTGCGAATGATCCGGGTGAGGTCAAAGCGTCAGAATGTGCTGAAGATGGATATCTTGGCTCCGTCTGCTGGACCTCCGCACTATATTGCCCCCCAGATTATGCCGCTGCAAACGGTCAGCAACTTGAAACTACTGAAAACCCAGCTTTGTACGGTGTATTAGGCTCCCGGTTTGGCGGCGACGGCGCAACAACTTTTGCTCTACCCGATTTGCGGGGACGCACGATTGCCGGCGCGGGGAAAGGGGACGACATACCCCTTGTCACATTGGGCCAATCATACGGCAGAGAAACCGTAACGCTTACGACCGGAAACCTGCCTGCCCATAAGCACGAGTGGAAACTTGGCACAGCAGAAATCACCGGAACATTAAAAGGGACTGCCACAGAGGGCAACTCCACATCGCCGCAAAACGGCTCCCCCGCGACAAGACCATCAAGCGGCCTGATCGGGAAAAAAATGCCGATTTACGGCACTGCGACAGATGCGAGACTTCACAACAATGCGGTCACCCTTTCCACCAATACAGCCACAAATCGAACACTTGCATCCGGTTCATCGACCCCGGCAGCAATACCCTTACGCCCCAGGCAACAACCCCTTCTGGCTTGCATTGTTACAAAAGGGGTGTTTCCGTCCCGTCCCTGA
- a CDS encoding siderophore-interacting protein codes for MASSVLHATTHVNMPDPEAAINLLSGFYSEHDCDVQRDGETCVISAGPGTFRLGLGDQKLDIVVAAPTDTGVSQLQTNIITMIDQLVPGADVTCRWQGAGQGRAKNGKLPNFRELTVGRVTDLSMDMRRLRLYGDDLTPYQAGGIHVRLLVPPQGDLAPQWPGLGENGLLVWPAGEKRVEQRTYTIRQINVDAGWMDIDFVRHGDNGPASRFAENATSGQLVGVSGPVGNELPDADWYLFAADETGIPAICRYLEEVPGDKTGQVIFEVSSPQAKFDIPVHPGFDTGWVFRDGSHAEGCAVPDPTAGTWRGDFVEAVCHVSLPDDGRRIFCWTASEQAAYRHLHHHFRKDRQLDRDQCLIMTFWRAEGA; via the coding sequence ATGGCTTCCTCTGTCCTTCATGCAACAACACACGTTAATATGCCCGACCCTGAAGCGGCGATTAATCTGTTAAGTGGATTTTACAGCGAGCACGATTGTGATGTGCAAAGGGACGGTGAAACCTGCGTGATTTCGGCCGGGCCAGGGACGTTTCGGTTAGGGCTTGGGGATCAAAAACTCGACATTGTCGTTGCGGCCCCAACGGATACCGGTGTCAGTCAGCTTCAGACCAATATTATCACCATGATTGATCAATTGGTGCCGGGGGCTGATGTGACATGTCGCTGGCAGGGCGCGGGGCAGGGGCGTGCCAAAAATGGTAAGCTGCCCAATTTTCGTGAATTGACCGTGGGCCGTGTGACCGACCTGAGTATGGATATGCGCCGCTTGCGCCTGTATGGCGATGACCTGACCCCGTATCAAGCGGGGGGCATTCATGTGCGCCTGCTTGTTCCGCCGCAGGGTGATTTGGCCCCGCAATGGCCCGGCCTGGGCGAAAATGGCTTGCTGGTGTGGCCCGCGGGCGAAAAACGGGTGGAGCAGCGTACCTATACCATCCGCCAAATCAATGTGGATGCAGGCTGGATGGATATTGATTTTGTCAGGCATGGCGACAATGGCCCGGCATCACGTTTTGCGGAGAATGCCACATCTGGACAGCTTGTGGGGGTGAGCGGGCCGGTTGGCAATGAACTGCCTGATGCCGACTGGTATTTGTTTGCCGCCGATGAAACCGGTATCCCGGCAATTTGCCGTTATCTTGAAGAGGTGCCAGGGGACAAAACCGGCCAGGTGATTTTCGAGGTTTCCAGCCCCCAGGCAAAGTTTGATATTCCGGTGCATCCTGGCTTTGACACGGGTTGGGTCTTTCGGGATGGCAGTCATGCCGAAGGCTGTGCCGTGCCTGACCCGACCGCCGGAACCTGGCGAGGCGACTTTGTTGAAGCGGTATGCCATGTGTCGCTGCCGGATGATGGACGGCGCATATTCTGCTGGACCGCCAGCGAACAGGCGGCCTATCGCCATTTGCATCATCATTTCCGCAAAGACCGCCAGCTTGACCGCGATCAGTGCCTGATCATGACATTCTGGCGGGCGGAAGGTGCTTAA
- a CDS encoding GNAT family N-acetyltransferase produces MTSPEKIRRLRPHNLTTMLQWATTEGWNPGDDDGAIFSATDPEGFWGLFDKKGLAATLSLVTYSADFAFIGFYMCRPDRRGQGLGLRLWNSVLEDAVAQTIGLDGVVDQQENYAKSGFELAHRNIRMAGTLPDPASFTPPADLYELHINDIAIADAYEQSLRLFGESRLSFLKGWIGTEKHTALALYGPMGIRGYGVIRPCQDGHKIGPLFAENDADANCLFQALLARRESGQDRPVYLDIPEPNTAALGLAARYGMKAVFETARMYRGTDPKLDLDRIFGITSFELG; encoded by the coding sequence ATGACCAGTCCCGAAAAGATCCGCCGTTTGCGCCCCCATAACCTGACCACCATGCTGCAATGGGCAACAACGGAGGGCTGGAACCCCGGAGATGACGACGGCGCAATCTTTTCTGCCACTGACCCGGAAGGGTTTTGGGGCCTGTTTGACAAAAAGGGCCTTGCCGCGACCCTGTCACTTGTGACCTACAGCGCCGATTTTGCCTTTATCGGTTTTTATATGTGCCGCCCGGACCGGCGTGGTCAGGGCCTGGGGCTGCGCCTGTGGAACAGCGTGCTGGAAGATGCAGTTGCCCAGACGATTGGCCTGGATGGTGTTGTGGACCAGCAGGAAAACTATGCCAAATCCGGCTTTGAGCTGGCACATCGCAATATCCGCATGGCCGGCACCCTGCCCGACCCGGCCAGTTTTACCCCGCCTGCTGATTTATATGAACTGCATATCAACGATATTGCCATTGCGGATGCCTATGAGCAAAGCCTGCGCCTGTTTGGCGAATCGCGGCTGTCTTTTCTGAAAGGCTGGATCGGCACTGAAAAACACACCGCCCTTGCCCTTTATGGCCCAATGGGCATTCGCGGTTATGGCGTGATACGCCCCTGCCAGGACGGGCACAAAATCGGTCCGCTTTTTGCTGAAAACGATGCCGATGCGAATTGCCTGTTTCAGGCCCTGCTGGCCCGGCGCGAAAGTGGCCAGGACCGACCCGTCTACCTGGACATTCCCGAACCCAACACGGCCGCCCTCGGCCTTGCGGCCCGTTACGGGATGAAAGCGGTATTTGAAACGGCACGGATGTATCGCGGGACCGATCCAAAACTGGATCTTGACCGTATTTTTGGCATCACCAGTTTTGAGCTGGGCTAG
- the mntR gene encoding manganese-binding transcriptional regulator MntR translates to MAGGAALPSKENHAETFARLRDAHAREVTEDYVEMIADLIVEEGEARAVSLAERFGVTPATVNNTIKRLERDGFVSSRPYRSIFLTEAGQALADKCRERHQIVYDFLIALGLDAQIAEFDAEGIEHHVSAETLEVFRKFTEAQKRKD, encoded by the coding sequence ATGGCTGGCGGGGCGGCGCTTCCAAGCAAGGAAAACCATGCAGAAACCTTTGCCAGGCTTCGCGATGCCCATGCGCGCGAAGTTACCGAAGATTATGTGGAAATGATTGCCGACCTGATCGTCGAGGAAGGCGAGGCCCGCGCCGTATCCCTGGCAGAACGTTTTGGCGTGACCCCGGCCACGGTGAACAACACGATTAAACGGCTGGAACGTGACGGCTTTGTCTCCAGCCGTCCTTACCGCTCCATCTTTCTGACCGAGGCAGGCCAGGCGCTGGCCGACAAATGCCGCGAACGCCATCAGATTGTGTATGACTTCCTGATCGCACTCGGCCTGGATGCCCAAATTGCCGAGTTTGATGCCGAGGGGATCGAGCATCATGTCAGTGCGGAAACGCTTGAGGTTTTTCGAAAGTTTACCGAGGCGCAGAAACGCAAGGATTGA
- a CDS encoding phage tail protein, whose product MRRNIFGCIIAGTAAITALTFRPDPARACNENGYIGSICWTTINFCPDGYLPADGRRLPLPGNAALFSVVRFTYSPGSSNEYFYLPDMRGYEPISFGTGPGLSPVFLGSAIGSLDQTYVSPLALPEHDHGVTITVTSNIDVKVQSGPGTERTPAGNVLAAPQSSGTLLYADTANGEMVSGVVTANIAGATVQSSQTPQKPNVPQTISVVGPQLGMRACINVNGVYPPIP is encoded by the coding sequence ATGCGACGTAACATTTTTGGCTGTATCATCGCAGGGACCGCCGCGATAACAGCCCTGACATTTCGGCCCGATCCAGCCAGGGCATGTAATGAAAATGGCTATATCGGCAGCATTTGCTGGACAACTATAAATTTTTGTCCCGACGGATATTTACCCGCCGATGGTCGTCGGCTTCCACTACCAGGTAATGCTGCTTTGTTTTCTGTTGTCAGATTTACGTATAGCCCCGGGAGTAGTAACGAATATTTTTATCTGCCAGATATGCGCGGCTACGAGCCCATCAGCTTCGGAACCGGGCCCGGGCTTTCACCGGTCTTCTTAGGATCCGCAATAGGTTCACTGGATCAAACATACGTATCACCGCTCGCCCTTCCCGAGCACGATCACGGTGTTACCATCACGGTTACATCTAATATTGACGTCAAAGTTCAGAGCGGACCCGGCACTGAAAGAACGCCGGCGGGAAATGTTCTTGCGGCACCGCAATCATCCGGCACCCTGCTTTATGCCGACACAGCAAATGGTGAAATGGTATCAGGCGTTGTGACAGCAAACATTGCCGGAGCAACGGTGCAAAGCAGCCAAACACCCCAGAAACCCAACGTTCCTCAAACGATATCGGTCGTTGGACCTCAACTCGGGATGCGTGCCTGCATTAATGTCAACGGCGTATATCCGCCCATACCGTAA
- a CDS encoding phage tail protein, which produces MTHFKKAVLAAAIAASSSLLVTPKQASATCSTEPMLGGICWMAGDYCPKNYAEANGQELQRTSYPALYSLMGNVYGGTGNSFQLPDLRGRSVVAENDSPGRQINRGDKRGSTTTTLTPNDMPAHLHMINPAMFNLSGTLKANISTSTANSPANGYPGVASANQTQAYYNTTPEINMKEGIVTASISGLTGTTEDTGAALPINITAPRLGLTACIAIKGYYPQRP; this is translated from the coding sequence ATGACCCATTTCAAAAAAGCTGTTCTGGCGGCAGCGATTGCGGCCTCCTCGTCACTACTTGTCACACCAAAGCAGGCAAGTGCCACTTGCTCAACCGAGCCCATGCTTGGCGGAATATGCTGGATGGCCGGAGACTACTGCCCTAAAAATTATGCAGAGGCAAACGGACAAGAATTACAAAGAACAAGCTACCCGGCACTGTATTCCCTTATGGGAAACGTATATGGCGGTACGGGAAACAGCTTTCAGCTTCCCGATCTTCGCGGACGCAGTGTTGTGGCTGAAAATGATTCACCAGGACGCCAGATCAACCGAGGCGACAAACGTGGCAGCACCACCACAACCCTGACACCAAACGACATGCCAGCCCATCTGCACATGATTAACCCGGCAATGTTCAACTTATCTGGCACGCTTAAGGCGAACATATCAACCTCCACAGCCAACAGTCCGGCAAACGGCTATCCCGGTGTTGCTTCTGCCAATCAGACGCAGGCCTATTATAATACGACCCCGGAAATAAACATGAAGGAGGGCATTGTGACCGCCAGTATAAGCGGACTAACCGGGACTACGGAGGACACAGGCGCAGCACTCCCTATAAATATAACAGCCCCTCGTCTTGGCCTGACCGCCTGTATCGCCATTAAAGGTTACTATCCACAAAGACCATAA